Below is a window of Camelina sativa cultivar DH55 chromosome 11, Cs, whole genome shotgun sequence DNA.
NNNNNNNNNNNNNNNNNNNNNNNNNNNNNNNNNNNNNNNNNNNNNNNNNNNNNNNNNNNNNNNNNNNNNNNNNNNNNNNNNNNNNNNNNNNNNNNNNNNNNNNNNNNNNNNNNNNNNNNNNNNNNNNNNNNNNNNNNNNNNNNNNNNNNNNNNNNNNNNNNNNNNNNNNNNNNNNNNNNNNNNNNNNNNNNNNNNNNNNNNNNNNNNNNNNNNNNNAGCAGCGGCTACAAAGTTTCTGGAAGAGGGTTGCTGCCTACTACAAAGCTAACTATGGGTCATCTGTTTCAAATGCAAGAGGGCCTACACAATGTAAGGCTAGGTGGAGCAAGATAAACCATGGAGTCAATAAGTTTGTGGGCTGTTACGCACAAGCGAGTTCAAGAAGAAAGAgtggagaatcagaagatgatgtaTTGAGCATGGCGTATGAGCTTTACAAGAACGACAAGGGCAAGCCATTTCTGCTAGGACATTGCTGGAGGGAACTGAAgcatgatcagaaatggatcaCGGAGGAGTGTAGCCATAAGCGGACTAAACTCGCTTCAGATGGAGCAGGAGCATCCTCACCCGGAGAGTGCAATGATGGAGCTGAGATGAGGCCTCCGGGGGTTAAAGCTTCtaagaaaaaagggaagaaaccgGCTGTGACTATTGATGTAGAGGATGGTTCTGTTGGTAAGCTAGACAAGATCATTGCAatgaaagaacaagaacaagcgGCTAAAGAGAGACACGGCAAAATGAGACTGCTAGACAGCCTCCTTAACAAGACTGAACTAACAAGTGCCGAACAACTTCTTAGGGACAAACTCGTTGACCAAATGTTGACAAACACTTAGGTTTGGGTTTAACTCTTTTGTGTGTAACTATCCTCTTTTGTGTTTAACTCTTGTTTTCATTAAACTTATGctatatgttgtttgtttaacacttgttttgttttttgttcttttgtttcaggttttgcgACAACAAATTAAGGTGATACGAGAAGGGAAACATGTGTTGTCAAAGACATAGATGTGTTGTGTTTACACCCGTGGAGGGGTGTTGTTTTTAGTTGTTGGGTTACCCCCGGAACTTCTTTACTCAAAAAAGTCTAAAAAGCCCATTATAACGGCTCAATATTCTAGCGAGGCCCATACATATTGCAAAAGAAAAGCCCAACTTTAGGCAATCGTAGCAGCGGTTGCAATTTGCAAAGGAGGAGGGGGTTTCTATGTTCTTCGGTTCTTCCACTATTACTGAGATCAATCCTCCGAATCAGCAGCTCTGACGTCTCTCActaagcacaaaaaaaaattaaaaaggaatggTTGGATTTGGATACTCTTCTGCTTGACCACCACATCAAAAATGGCAGGCACCGGCCCCGGGAAATGCCTTCTTGTCACCGGCCCTCCGGtgagcttctctttctcttctaccCTCTTTGATAAGAATTCACTTATCTTATCTCTCTGTTATGTATGAACACTATACTTAGTAGTACTCTAGGGTTGTTTTAGAGAATCGCTCACCCCACCATATGACAAGATTCAATGAATGATCCAAGAGAGCTAGAGTCCCTAAAATCCGATATCGCACCATCTGTTAACCATACCTCTATATTTTTAGGTATACAAAATTCGATATGGTTggatttcaatattttttgcaATGAAGGGAGTCGGAAAAACCACATTGATCATGAGAGTGTTGGAtatgatgaggatgaggatgggGATGGGGATGGGGATGAGGGGGCTTTCCAACCCCAACCTAAAGATCCAGGGTTTCTACACTCGTAAGCTTTTCTTACTCTTTCTTAGCACCAATTATCAtgcaactcttcttcttctattttctttgtgatattCATTGAACTTGAGACTCCCAGAAGAGATGAGGGAACGCCGAGGAGGACAAAGGGTTGGTTTTCAAGTGGTCACCTTGGATGGCCGCACAAGTTTGCTTGCTTCTTCTACTGTTTCTAggtccctcctcctcctccttctgcCTTTTACTCTCTAGGTTCATCTCACAATTGAATTAGCCTAGTTCTCTCACTCTTGGCAGTCAAGAATCCATGACATCATGGCCTAGCGTTGGCAAGTATAAAGTGGACATTGCATCCTTTGAGTCTATAGCATTGCCTGAGCTTCAGGTTCTGTCCTTGActtgtataattaataataatttggatatATAGGACACTAACTAATCTGCTTTAGCATTTTTTTTCAAGGTCAAAGAGGACACCCATCTTTTCATCATTGATGAAGTTGGCAAGATGGAGATGTTTAGTCCATCCTTCTTTCCCGCTGTCCTCAAGGTTTTGGAATCCAACATTCCTCTTCTTGCTTCCATTCCTAGCCCAAAATCTGGTCGAGATCTTCCTGGAGGTAATTAATtctctcatctttctttcttcttggaATCAAACATAATTAGGAATCATATGCGTTTCATTCTCTTATTTTTCTATGCATCACTTTTTATAAGAGTGAGATAGACGTTTGAATGTTGTTTACCCCAAGGGCGGACATTATTCAGAGTGGGAATAGCTAGCTAGCTATCTATTTCGAAAACCTACCTGATGGCAGGCTAGGCTGCATTGTGTTCTTTAcattatatattcttctttgttGTCAGCAGTGGCGAGGTTGAAGAACCAACCGGGAGTGACAATAATCAATCTGAGCGAGAGTAACAGAGATTCAATGAAAAGACATATCTTTGACGTTTTGTCTGGATGGCTGCACAATGGCAATCAGTAGAGTAGAGGGGTTTTGCAGCgttgtctctcttctctttttctatcAATCAACCTTATTATACTGTACTCCATTACTgaagttaataataatataaatggaCTACTGTTtaataaaacttgaaaaattaaagaaatctaACGCTATTTATATAATCCTAAAAATTGTGTAGAGAGAGTAACactaacaaatatatttgaccaaaaagaaaaactcattcatacaaaagagagaagtgaaAGAAATCGTTTTGATTTCTTGAGGCAAGAAGGAACGACACGCACTTTCGACCATGTAAGAGTGGAAATCCCAACCGAAGGCGGGCGACGAAGAAGAAAATCCTACTCTTCTGTCCAGCGGAAATTAAAAGGCGTTGCGTTGCCCTTGCGATAATTTATCTACATATCTCTCCCTCTGTCTctattttttgctttatatCTTTTCCttaaattaataagattttacATGTGTCTTTGACTTTGTATATAAAATGGCAACCGCATAAACGTCCCTGCCTGCGAGTTTCagaatttaaaccaaaaccctaattttggcCTTCTTCTTCGCAGGGCGCATTCAAGGTAAACAACTCTTCAAAGTCTAAACCTTACTCCATCGGGCTTTCTAGAAATGTGTCTTTGCTCTCTATTTCCCACACTTTAGATAGATGACGCCTTCTCTTTGTTCGTTCCAAGTCGTCTTCTCTCGTAGacaattcgattttttttccttgtcaaaTATACATTCTGACCTCCTGGTAAAGAGATCTAATTTGTAgacattttt
It encodes the following:
- the LOC104727441 gene encoding uncharacterized protein LOC104727441 isoform X5; translation: MAGTGPGKCLLVTGPPVYKIRYGWISIFFAMKGVGKTTLIMRVLDMMRMRMGMGMGMRGLSNPNLKIQGFYTQEMRERRGGQRVGFQVVTLDGRTSLLASSTVSSQESMTSWPSVGKYKVDIASFESIALPELQHFFSRSKRTPIFSSLMKLARWRCLVHPSFPLSSRFWNPTFLFLLPFLAQNLVEIFLEWRG
- the LOC104727441 gene encoding uncharacterized protein LOC104727441 isoform X3; this encodes MAGTGPGKCLLVTGPPGVGKTTLIMRVLDMMRMRMGMGMGMRGLSNPNLKIQGFYTQEMRERRGGQRVGFQVVTLDGRTSLLASSTVSSQESMTSWPSVGKYKVDIASFESIALPELQVKEDTHLFIIDEVGKMEMFSPSFFPAVLKVLESNIPLLASIPSPKSGRDLPGAVARLKNQPGVTIINLSESNRDSMKRHIFDVLSGWLHNGNQ
- the LOC104727441 gene encoding uncharacterized protein LOC104727441 isoform X1 yields the protein MAGTGPGKCLLVTGPPVYKIRYGWISIFFAMKGVGKTTLIMRVLDMMRMRMGMGMGMRGLSNPNLKIQGFYTQEMRERRGGQRVGFQVVTLDGRTSLLASSTVSSQESMTSWPSVGKYKVDIASFESIALPELQVKEDTHLFIIDEVGKMEMFSPSFFPAVLKVLESNIPLLASIPSPKSGRDLPGAVARLKNQPGVTIINLSESNRDSMKRHIFDVLSGWLHNGNQ
- the LOC104727441 gene encoding uncharacterized protein LOC104727441 isoform X2, encoding MAGTGPGKCLLVTGPPVYKIRYGWISIFFAMKGVGKTTLIMRVLDMMRMRMGMGMGMRGLSNPNLKIQGFYTQEMRERRGGQRVGFQVVTLDGRTSLLASSTVSSQESMTSWPSVGKYKVDIASFESIALPELQVKEDTHLFIIDEVGKMEMFSPSFFPAVLKVLESNIPLLASIPSPKSGRDLPGVARLKNQPGVTIINLSESNRDSMKRHIFDVLSGWLHNGNQ
- the LOC104727441 gene encoding uncharacterized protein LOC104727441 isoform X4 encodes the protein MAGTGPGKCLLVTGPPGVGKTTLIMRVLDMMRMRMGMGMGMRGLSNPNLKIQGFYTQEMRERRGGQRVGFQVVTLDGRTSLLASSTVSSQESMTSWPSVGKYKVDIASFESIALPELQVKEDTHLFIIDEVGKMEMFSPSFFPAVLKVLESNIPLLASIPSPKSGRDLPGVARLKNQPGVTIINLSESNRDSMKRHIFDVLSGWLHNGNQ